In the genome of Thunnus maccoyii chromosome 15, fThuMac1.1, whole genome shotgun sequence, one region contains:
- the LOC121913518 gene encoding 4-galactosyl-N-acetylglucosaminide 3-alpha-L-fucosyltransferase 9-like, whose amino-acid sequence MASTPVFCVLRAILTVIPVLAGFIVLFLMYYKSFPSPKCHPPPAHSDRLTKQANSHSTSAVTKQSNSPAATQQTDKPIMLLWFWPENKRFDFKDCKKLFNIDSCHLTDDRSLYSRAQGVLIFHRAILDDLSNLPTSPRPRFQRWIWFNVDSQSNTRRIQGIQGLFNLTLSYRRDADIHVRWQLTVKKNTDGDFVLPKKERLLCWIVDDSDLHTESGESYSYYRELAKHIHIDVFNSSSAGLLRGENYFLTISSCKFYLSFESSIDRDYITETFSGPLAAGTVPIVLGPPRRNYEDFAPGTSFLHVNDFANARTLAEFLLRLDKDNEAFMRYFNWHRFYTARRHLTGENHEFAHAICQACDHVGVTKEYRVMPDLYKWFFL is encoded by the coding sequence ATGGCTTCCACCCccgttttttgtgttttacgGGCCATCCTGACAGTGATTCCTGTGCTGGCTGGATTCATAGTCCTGTTTTTAATGTACTATAAGTCATTTCCATCTCCAAAATGTCATCCTCCCCCGGCTCATTCAGATCGGCTGACAAAGCAGGCTAATTCTCACAGCACGTCAGCGGTtacaaaacagtcaaacagccCTGCAGCGACACAACAGACCGACAAGCCTATAATGCTGCTGTGGTTCTGGCCTGAAAACAAAAGGTTTGATTTTAAGGACTGTAAAAAGCTTTTCAACATTGACAGCTGCCACCTCACAGATGATAGATCTTTGTACTCCAGAGCGCAGGGAGTTTTGATATTCCACAGGGCTATCCTAGATGACCTCTCCAACCTCCCCACCTCACCTAGACCCAGATTTCAGAGGTGGATCTGGTTTAATGTGGATTCGCAGAGCAACACGCGCAGGATACAAGGCATTCAAGGCCTTTTTAATCTAACCTTGAGCTACAGGAGGGATGCAGATATCCACGTTCGTTGGCAACTAACTGTCAAGAAGAACACAGATGGAGATTTTGTGCTGCCCAAGAAGGAACGGTTGCTTTGTTGGATTGTGGATGACAGTGACCTCCACACAGAATCAGGGGAGAGTTACAGTTACTATCGAGAGCTTGCAAAACACATCcacattgatgtttttaacaGCTCCAGCGCCGGGTTATTGAGGGGTGAGAACTATTTTCTGACCATTAGCAGCTGCAAATTCTATCTTTCCTTTGAGAGTTCAATTGACAGAGATTACATTACAGAAACATTCAGTGGACCTCTGGCAGCCGGCACTGTGCCGATAGTGTTGGGCCCACCGAGAAGGAACTATGAGGATTTTGCCCCAGGTACTTCCTTCCTACATGTGAATGACTTTGCTAATGCCAGGACACTGGCTGAGTTCCTCCTGAGGCTGGATAAGGATAATGAGGCTTTTATGAGATACTTTAATTGGCACAGATTCTATACAGCAAGACGTCATCTAACTGGGGAAAATCATGAGTTTGCACACGCTATCTGCCAAGCCTGTGACCATGTGGGTGTAACCAAGGAGTACAGAGTGATGCCTGATCTGTACAAGTGGTTCTTTCTGTGA